A window from Montipora capricornis isolate CH-2021 chromosome 7, ASM3666992v2, whole genome shotgun sequence encodes these proteins:
- the LOC138056960 gene encoding uncharacterized skeletal organic matrix protein 5-like, whose product MIKIRVVSYLLMQTVLMFVPKGTNSSTANSTTKRPFSDTGTCNNPISNNCQCHCNVHQDYQLITDAVRALEAKMDQLMELVNKTSPPKIQTTPSPALASSCKELYDKDNSLKSQVYELTFQSQKIPVYCHMGNFGCGDGGWTLAMKTDGTKKTFHFDSFLWSDKHSYNPVGGQTGFDMEETKLPTYWSTTFSKICLGMKIEKKLNFIVIHTNATSLFSLIADSKYRATSLGRNTWKGLIGSRASLQYNCNQEGFNTKGFNCPTYSKARIGILGNNQGHCLSCNSRIGFGTGGSPCDWNTCGNEASHLWSDNGKTSIKAMGYILVQ is encoded by the exons ATGATCAAAATACGAGTGGTATCTTACCTACTGATGCAAACTGTTCTGATGTTTGTACCAAAAGGAACAAACTCTTCGACGGCGAACTCGACGACTAAACGTCCATTCTCTGACACCGGAACGTGCAACAATCCAATTTCTAACAACTGTCAGTGTCATTGCAACGTTCATCAAGATTATCAACTGATCACCGATGCAGTCAGAGCTTTGGAAGCCAAAATGGATCAACTGATGGAACTAGTCAACAAAACATCACCTCCAAAAATTCAGACTACTCCATCGCCAG CTCTTGCCTCTTCGTGCAAGGAATTGTATGACAAAGACAA TTCATTGAAAAGTCAAGTTTATGAGCTGACATTTCAATCGCAAAAGATTCCAGTTTACTGTCACATGGGAAACTTTGGCTGTGGAGATGGAGGATGGACGCTGGCCATGAAGACCGATGGCACAAAG AAAACCTTTCACTTTGATTCTTTTCTTTGGAGTGACAAGCATTCCTACAATCCAGTTGGAGGTCAGACAGGATTTGACATGGAAGAGACCAAATTGCCAACCTACTGGAGTACAACATTTTCCAAGATCTGTCTCGGAATGAAGATCGAGAAAAAGCTTAACTTCATTGTAATCCACACGAACGCCACGTCTCTTTTCTCTCTGATTGCGGATAGCAAATACCGTGCCACCTCATTGGGTCGTAACACGTGGAAGGGCCTGATTGGTTCACGAGCGTCTTTGCAGTACAACTGTAATCAAGAAGGCTTCAATACTAAGGGTTTTAATTGCCCAACGTATTCAAAAGCAAGAATTGGCATTCTTGGTAATAATCAAGGTCACTGCCTTTCTTGTAATTCTCGAATCGGGTTTGGTACGGGTGGATCGCCTTGTGATTGGAACACTTGCGGAAACGAGGCGTCGCATCTTTGGAGTGACAATGGCAAAACAAGTATCAAGGCAATGGGTTACATCTTGGTTCAGTGA